A window from Neobacillus sp. PS3-40 encodes these proteins:
- a CDS encoding ABC transporter permease, giving the protein MINLIKNEWMKIFKRPGTLVMIGILIVVASVFGAILKYQEGEQAATVDKNWEQVLKQENDALKKQVVNSQIKSEQKYLKREIAINDYRIKHHIPPEKTYNVWKFVTDASQLIQIAGLFTIIISAGIVASEFNWGTVKLLLIRPISRFKILMSKYITVLLFALLMLSILFIFSVAIGAILFGIDQTPTYLNYYNGRVTEQNMIIHLMIYYGLNSINMMMLATMAFMISSVFRNNSLAIGLSLFLMFTGGQITSLLSLKFSWAKYILFANTDLMQYFEGTPMVEGMTLAFSVMMLLVYFLIFQLLAFSVFKKRDVAA; this is encoded by the coding sequence GTGATTAACTTAATTAAAAATGAATGGATGAAAATATTTAAGAGGCCAGGCACACTTGTTATGATTGGGATACTTATTGTTGTTGCTTCAGTATTTGGCGCAATCTTAAAGTATCAGGAAGGTGAACAAGCTGCTACTGTTGATAAAAATTGGGAACAAGTCTTAAAGCAGGAAAATGATGCATTGAAGAAACAGGTAGTTAACTCTCAAATAAAATCGGAACAGAAGTACCTTAAGCGGGAAATTGCCATTAATGATTATCGTATTAAGCATCATATTCCTCCTGAAAAAACATATAACGTATGGAAATTTGTAACTGATGCTTCACAGCTTATTCAAATAGCTGGTCTATTTACGATCATTATTTCGGCAGGAATCGTTGCAAGTGAATTTAATTGGGGAACGGTTAAGCTTCTTTTAATAAGACCAATAAGCCGATTTAAAATTTTAATGTCAAAATATATTACAGTATTACTTTTTGCTCTTCTGATGCTGTCAATTTTATTTATCTTTTCAGTTGCAATAGGAGCAATTCTCTTTGGGATTGATCAAACACCTACATATTTAAATTATTATAATGGCAGGGTTACCGAACAAAACATGATCATTCACTTAATGATTTATTATGGCTTGAATTCAATTAATATGATGATGCTTGCGACAATGGCATTTATGATATCGTCCGTTTTCCGAAACAACTCCCTAGCTATTGGCTTATCATTGTTTTTAATGTTTACCGGCGGGCAAATAACGAGCTTGTTGTCCCTTAAATTTTCGTGGGCAAAGTATATATTATTTGCAAATACTGATTTAATGCAATACTTTGAGGGAACACCAATGGTGGAAGGAATGACCCTAGCTTTTTCAGTAATGATGTTACTTGTCTATTTTCTGATCTTTCAGCTATTAGCCTTCTCCGTTTTCAAAAAGAGAGACGTGGCTGCGTAA
- a CDS encoding ABC transporter ATP-binding protein, with translation MESIVVLKDVTKVIKGRTIIDNISFQVNKGEVFGFLGPNGAGKTTTIRMMVGLMEITSGDIKIGNASIKTQFEEAVSRVGAIVENPEMYKFMSGQDNLIHFARMSKGITKEKIADVVKLVGLTDRIHDKVKTYSLGMRQRLGLAQCLLHDPEVLILDEPTNGLDPAGIREIRDYIRLLAREKGMAVIVSSHMLSEMEMMCDRIGIIQNGCLIDVQLVEEFVQADELFYELEVVPSERAISLIQTNYPAVQVTSSRNGISAELKKEEIPAVVKLFVEADIQIFAIKEIAKTLEDRFLEVTAEKEGANRD, from the coding sequence GTGGAATCCATTGTAGTACTAAAGGACGTCACAAAGGTAATTAAAGGAAGAACGATAATAGACAATATTAGTTTTCAAGTGAATAAAGGGGAGGTCTTTGGTTTTTTAGGGCCGAATGGTGCAGGTAAAACAACAACAATCCGGATGATGGTAGGATTAATGGAGATCACTTCAGGGGATATCAAAATTGGCAATGCCAGTATAAAGACACAGTTTGAAGAGGCGGTAAGCCGAGTAGGTGCCATTGTTGAAAATCCTGAAATGTACAAATTTATGAGTGGTCAAGACAATCTTATTCACTTTGCCAGAATGTCAAAGGGAATAACAAAGGAAAAAATTGCAGATGTCGTAAAGTTGGTCGGATTAACCGATCGAATCCATGATAAAGTCAAAACATATTCACTTGGAATGAGACAGAGATTAGGATTGGCACAATGTCTTTTACATGATCCTGAAGTGTTGATTCTAGATGAGCCGACAAATGGTTTAGATCCAGCTGGAATTAGAGAAATCCGTGATTATATTCGGCTACTAGCCAGAGAAAAAGGTATGGCAGTCATTGTTTCAAGTCATATGCTGTCAGAAATGGAAATGATGTGTGATCGGATTGGAATTATCCAAAATGGTTGCTTGATTGATGTGCAGCTTGTTGAAGAATTTGTTCAAGCAGATGAATTATTCTATGAGCTTGAGGTAGTTCCCAGCGAAAGGGCGATTTCACTCATTCAAACGAACTATCCAGCTGTTCAAGTGACCTCATCTCGAAATGGAATTTCCGCCGAACTAAAGAAAGAGGAAATCCCTGCGGTTGTAAAATTGTTTGTTGAAGCTGATATTCAAATATTTGCGATAAAAGAAATTGCAAAAACACTAGAGGATCGATTCCTTGAAGTCACAGCAGAAAAGGAGGGAGCGAACCGTGATTAA
- a CDS encoding tRNA threonylcarbamoyladenosine dehydratase, with amino-acid sequence MLHQFSRNELAIGKEGLEIMKNSTVAVLGIGGVGSFAAESLARSGVGRLILIDKDDVDITNVNRQIIALLSTVGQPKADLMKERIKDINPDCEVIALKIFYTEETYEQIFGYNIDFVVDASDTIIYKIHLMKECLKRNIPIISSMGAANRTDPTRFKIADISKTHTDPMAKVVRTMLRKEGIRKGIPVVFSDESPIVIREDVRKVVGKENAEIRKAKMPPASNAFTPSVAGIIMASYVANELLKDIKIKRVND; translated from the coding sequence ATGTTGCATCAATTTTCGCGGAATGAGTTAGCAATAGGAAAAGAAGGACTAGAAATCATGAAAAATAGCACAGTTGCTGTGCTCGGTATTGGTGGAGTTGGTTCTTTTGCTGCTGAGTCTCTAGCTCGTTCTGGTGTTGGGCGCTTAATTTTAATTGATAAAGATGATGTTGATATAACAAATGTGAATCGGCAGATAATTGCCCTTTTATCCACTGTTGGTCAACCAAAAGCTGATTTGATGAAGGAAAGAATTAAGGATATTAATCCTGACTGCGAGGTCATTGCATTAAAGATTTTTTATACTGAAGAGACATATGAGCAAATCTTTGGTTATAATATAGATTTTGTTGTAGATGCATCAGATACAATTATTTATAAAATTCATCTAATGAAAGAATGTCTAAAGCGAAATATCCCAATTATATCTAGTATGGGTGCTGCAAATAGAACGGATCCAACTCGTTTCAAAATTGCAGATATTTCGAAAACACATACAGATCCGATGGCTAAAGTAGTTCGAACAATGCTTCGTAAGGAAGGTATTCGAAAAGGAATTCCTGTAGTCTTTTCTGATGAAAGCCCGATTGTTATTCGAGAGGATGTCAGAAAAGTAGTTGGAAAAGAAAATGCTGAAATTAGAAAGGCAAAAATGCCTCCAGCATCAAATGCATTTACTCCGTCTGTCGCAGGAATTATCATGGCTTCGTATGTAGCGAATGAATTGCTTAAAGACATTAAAATTAAACGCGTAAATGACTAA
- the aspS gene encoding aspartate--tRNA ligase, whose protein sequence is MFGRSYFCGEVIETAIGEKVTLKGWVQKRRDLGGLIFVDLRDRTGIVQVVFNPDTSKEALVIAEKIRNEFVLDIVGTVVARVEGTVNEKLKTGKIEVLAESVTIINEAKTPPFSITDNTDASEDVRLKYRYLDFRRPVIFETLKMRHQVTKAIRDFLDSEGFLDIETPILTKSTPEGARDYLVPSRVHPGEFYALPQSPQLFKQLLMVGGVERYYQIARCFRDEDLRADRQPEFTQVDIETSFLSQEDIMGLMEKMMGKVMKEVKGKDISAAFPRMTYDEAMSRYGSDKPDTRFGLELVDLSEVVKNSGFKVFATAATNGGQVKAINVSGAAEKYSRKDIDALGEFVGRYGAKGLAWLKVEADGIKGPIAKFFSPDEEQAIKATLNADTGDLLLFVADKKNVVADSLGALRQKLAKELNLIDPSLFNFLWVTDWPLLEYAEEEGRYYAAHHPFTMPFREDLEFLDSDPSKVRAQAYDIVLNGYELGGGSLRIFERSIQEKMFSILGFSPEEAQAQFGFLLNAFEYGTPPHGGIALGLDRLVMLLAGSTNLRDTIAFPKTASASCLLTEAPGEVSQAQLDELNLALTSMKNR, encoded by the coding sequence ATGTTTGGGAGAAGTTATTTTTGTGGTGAAGTTATAGAAACGGCAATTGGAGAAAAAGTTACACTTAAAGGATGGGTTCAAAAACGCCGTGATTTAGGTGGATTAATCTTTGTTGATTTACGTGATCGCACGGGGATTGTTCAAGTAGTATTTAACCCGGATACTTCGAAAGAAGCGCTTGTTATCGCTGAAAAAATTCGCAATGAATTTGTGCTTGATATTGTTGGTACTGTTGTTGCTCGTGTTGAGGGAACTGTAAATGAAAAGTTGAAGACTGGGAAAATTGAAGTGCTAGCCGAAAGTGTAACAATCATAAATGAAGCAAAAACGCCTCCTTTTTCGATCACAGATAATACTGATGCATCTGAAGATGTAAGACTTAAATATCGATATTTAGATTTTCGTCGCCCAGTCATTTTTGAAACATTAAAAATGCGCCATCAAGTAACGAAAGCTATCCGGGATTTTCTTGACTCGGAAGGATTTTTGGATATTGAAACTCCTATATTAACAAAAAGTACTCCAGAAGGGGCTCGCGATTATCTAGTTCCAAGTCGTGTACACCCAGGTGAGTTTTATGCACTTCCACAATCACCACAGCTGTTTAAACAATTGTTGATGGTAGGAGGAGTTGAACGGTATTACCAAATTGCGCGTTGTTTCCGTGATGAAGATTTACGTGCTGACCGCCAACCAGAATTTACGCAAGTGGATATTGAAACGAGCTTTTTAAGCCAAGAAGATATAATGGGCCTAATGGAAAAAATGATGGGTAAAGTAATGAAAGAGGTTAAGGGGAAAGATATTTCCGCTGCATTCCCACGTATGACATATGATGAAGCCATGAGTCGGTATGGATCTGATAAACCAGATACCCGTTTTGGGCTAGAACTTGTTGATCTATCAGAAGTCGTTAAGAACTCCGGCTTTAAAGTCTTTGCTACTGCCGCCACGAATGGTGGACAAGTTAAAGCTATAAATGTTAGCGGAGCCGCTGAAAAGTATTCACGTAAGGATATTGATGCATTGGGTGAATTTGTCGGTCGTTATGGTGCAAAGGGATTAGCATGGCTTAAAGTAGAGGCAGATGGCATTAAAGGCCCAATTGCAAAATTCTTTTCCCCAGATGAAGAACAGGCAATCAAGGCAACACTTAACGCGGATACTGGAGATTTGCTGCTGTTTGTTGCAGATAAAAAGAACGTTGTTGCCGATTCCTTAGGTGCATTACGCCAAAAACTTGCCAAGGAATTGAATCTAATTGATCCAAGTCTATTTAATTTCTTATGGGTAACGGATTGGCCATTACTTGAATATGCAGAAGAAGAAGGACGTTACTATGCAGCACACCATCCTTTTACAATGCCATTTAGGGAAGATTTAGAATTTCTTGATTCAGATCCTTCCAAAGTTCGAGCACAAGCATATGATATTGTTTTAAATGGCTACGAATTAGGTGGAGGTTCATTACGGATCTTTGAACGTTCCATTCAAGAAAAAATGTTCAGTATTCTTGGATTTTCTCCAGAGGAAGCACAAGCACAATTTGGTTTCTTGTTAAATGCGTTTGAATACGGCACACCACCACATGGTGGAATTGCTCTTGGTCTTGACCGTCTCGTTATGCTGCTTGCTGGAAGCACGAACCTAAGGGATACCATTGCATTTCCAAAAACAGCAAGTGCAAGCTGCTTATTAACAGAGGCACCTGGAGAGGTTTCCCAGGCGCAATTAGACGAACTAAATTTGGCTCTGACTAGTATGAAAAATAGGTAA
- the hisS gene encoding histidine--tRNA ligase, producing MSINIPRGTQDILPGEVEKWQQIEKKARELCEKYQYNEIRTPIFEHTELFSRGVGDTTDIVQKEMYTFTDKGDRSLTLRPEGTASTVRAFVEKKMFGYANQPVKLYYMGPMFRYERPQAGRFRQFVQFGIEALGSNDPAIDAEVISLAMNLYKEMGLKKLKLIINSLGDKDSRTAHREALVNHFKPQIGEFCTDCQNRLEKNPLRILDCKQDRNHELMESAPSILDYLNDYSQTYFEKLQQYLTLLNIPFVIDPNLVRGLDYYNHTAFEIMSDAEGFGAITTLCGGGRYNGLAEEIGGPETPGIGFALSIERFLAALEAEGIQLDTTEGIDCYLVSLGDAAKDYTVELLQQLRMAGYSAERDYLDRKVKAQFKAADRLKAKFVAVLGEDELKNNKINVKNMSTGEQIEIDIDSLLQYFEEVQK from the coding sequence ATGTCTATTAACATTCCAAGAGGTACACAAGATATTTTGCCAGGGGAAGTTGAAAAATGGCAGCAAATTGAAAAAAAAGCAAGAGAGCTTTGTGAGAAATACCAATATAATGAAATTCGCACTCCGATCTTCGAACATACTGAACTTTTTTCAAGAGGAGTGGGAGATACAACTGACATCGTTCAAAAAGAAATGTATACCTTTACTGATAAAGGTGACCGTAGTTTAACATTAAGACCAGAAGGAACTGCCTCTACGGTAAGGGCATTTGTTGAGAAAAAGATGTTTGGCTATGCTAACCAGCCTGTAAAGCTTTATTATATGGGACCAATGTTTAGATATGAGCGGCCCCAGGCAGGCAGGTTCCGTCAATTTGTTCAATTTGGAATCGAGGCTCTCGGAAGCAACGATCCAGCAATTGATGCAGAGGTCATTTCGCTTGCAATGAACTTATATAAAGAAATGGGATTAAAAAAACTCAAACTCATTATTAACAGTCTAGGAGACAAGGACAGCCGAACTGCCCATCGCGAGGCGTTAGTAAATCATTTCAAGCCTCAAATTGGAGAGTTTTGTACCGATTGCCAAAATAGACTTGAGAAAAATCCTTTAAGAATACTTGATTGTAAGCAAGATCGTAATCATGAGTTAATGGAATCTGCTCCATCTATACTTGATTATTTAAATGATTATTCACAAACTTACTTTGAAAAATTACAGCAATATCTAACTCTCTTAAATATTCCATTTGTTATCGATCCTAATTTAGTCCGTGGTCTTGATTACTACAACCATACTGCATTTGAAATTATGAGTGATGCAGAAGGATTTGGGGCAATTACCACCTTATGTGGTGGTGGCCGTTACAACGGTTTAGCTGAAGAAATTGGCGGTCCAGAAACACCTGGAATTGGTTTTGCGTTAAGTATAGAACGATTTCTTGCTGCTCTTGAAGCGGAAGGAATTCAACTTGATACAACAGAAGGGATTGACTGTTACTTAGTTTCCTTGGGAGATGCGGCAAAGGACTATACTGTAGAACTTTTACAACAATTAAGAATGGCAGGTTACTCAGCTGAGAGGGATTATTTAGACCGAAAAGTTAAAGCCCAATTTAAAGCTGCTGACCGTTTGAAAGCAAAATTTGTAGCCGTGCTTGGTGAAGATGAACTTAAAAATAATAAAATAAATGTGAAAAATATGTCTACTGGTGAACAAATAGAAATAGATATCGATTCACTTCTACAATACTTTGAAGAGGTACAAAAATAG
- a CDS encoding SH3 domain-containing protein has translation MNKRIGTLTLCFILIFGLLPHAKVKAAIGSVTINGDAVNIREGPGLSYPLVINVKRGDKFSILDEKGDWSKLQLSNGKTGWVANWLVSKSNQLLTSGTSNTDDPSATANTNQLRVRSGPGTSFQIVGYLNKGQKVTVLYKNENWIKITASFGSGWVASQYLDLKSVQTQTSTIDNKKELQVGLVVGDKLNVRSNPSLSSTVLGKLSKGMTVPIYSQKDNWLEIRFSNQKAWVSSQFITIKTDRPSPTPSSPKSGTVGTVTANGIHIRSGSSLNTKIIGTVNKGQHFTIVEEVNNWDKIEYKSGTYGWVAGWYLDKSSPSNTSIPQKTGKESTVTILHNGSNIRKSPNVQSDVLQIVNEGDTFKVAEITNQWYAVKLKNGVTGYIAGWLVSINGSSPQIEKPGAESYLKNKTIVVDPGHGGIDNGTTGVSGTLEKELTLRTAKLLYDKLKASGVNVILTRSIDAYISLPSRVSTSRFQQADAFISLHYDSNTNRSVRGMTGYYYYSSQKPLAQYIYSSTLNQTKVKDRGVRFGDFHVIRENSQKATLLELGYLSNPEEELTLTSGLFQEGAATGIYDGLARYFKDN, from the coding sequence ATGAACAAAAGGATAGGAACGTTAACTTTATGTTTCATTTTAATTTTTGGATTGTTGCCTCATGCAAAAGTAAAGGCAGCAATCGGTTCAGTTACGATTAACGGCGATGCAGTTAATATTCGTGAAGGTCCTGGTTTAAGCTATCCTCTAGTTATAAATGTTAAAAGAGGGGACAAGTTTTCAATATTAGATGAAAAAGGGGACTGGAGTAAACTGCAACTTTCCAACGGGAAAACAGGTTGGGTTGCCAATTGGCTCGTCTCAAAAAGCAATCAATTACTTACGTCTGGCACATCTAATACTGATGATCCATCTGCTACAGCTAATACGAATCAATTAAGGGTTCGATCAGGGCCTGGGACAAGCTTTCAGATTGTAGGGTACTTAAACAAAGGTCAAAAGGTTACTGTCCTTTATAAAAATGAAAACTGGATTAAAATCACAGCCTCCTTTGGCTCTGGCTGGGTTGCAAGTCAGTATTTAGATCTGAAGAGTGTACAAACCCAAACAAGCACAATAGACAATAAAAAAGAGTTACAAGTTGGCTTGGTTGTGGGTGACAAGCTAAATGTGCGAAGTAATCCATCACTATCAAGTACTGTTCTTGGAAAGCTATCAAAAGGCATGACAGTACCTATCTATTCCCAAAAGGACAATTGGCTGGAAATCCGTTTTTCAAATCAAAAAGCATGGGTGAGTTCGCAATTTATTACCATTAAGACAGATAGACCTTCACCCACACCATCTTCTCCAAAAAGCGGAACGGTAGGTACAGTGACTGCAAACGGGATACATATTCGCAGTGGTTCTTCTTTAAACACAAAAATTATTGGAACGGTGAACAAAGGACAGCATTTTACCATTGTGGAGGAAGTTAATAATTGGGATAAAATTGAATACAAATCAGGGACCTATGGCTGGGTTGCCGGGTGGTATCTTGATAAATCATCACCTTCTAACACCTCTATTCCACAAAAAACAGGAAAGGAAAGCACTGTAACAATCCTGCATAATGGGTCAAATATCCGCAAAAGTCCCAATGTGCAATCCGATGTATTACAGATTGTTAATGAAGGGGATACATTTAAAGTTGCTGAGATCACCAACCAATGGTATGCAGTAAAACTGAAGAATGGAGTAACAGGTTATATTGCTGGTTGGCTTGTTTCAATAAATGGCTCTTCACCGCAAATTGAAAAACCGGGTGCCGAAAGCTATCTTAAAAATAAAACAATTGTGGTTGACCCTGGACATGGCGGTATTGATAACGGAACGACCGGAGTCAGTGGGACGCTTGAAAAGGAATTAACACTAAGGACAGCGAAACTTTTGTATGACAAATTAAAAGCATCTGGAGTAAATGTTATCTTAACAAGAAGTATTGATGCCTATATTTCTCTTCCTTCACGTGTTAGCACATCAAGATTTCAGCAAGCAGATGCCTTTATAAGTTTGCATTACGATAGCAATACAAATCGAAGCGTTCGTGGAATGACGGGGTATTATTATTATTCCTCCCAAAAACCACTTGCCCAGTACATCTACTCCTCAACTCTTAACCAGACAAAAGTAAAGGATCGAGGGGTACGATTCGGTGATTTTCATGTTATTCGTGAAAACAGCCAAAAAGCAACATTGCTTGAATTAGGCTATTTAAGTAACCCTGAAGAAGAACTAACCCTAACATCTGGACTATTCCAGGAAGGTGCCGCAACAGGGATCTACGATGGACTTGCCCGTTACTTTAAGGATAATTAA
- the dtd gene encoding D-aminoacyl-tRNA deacylase, whose amino-acid sequence MRIVVQRSKKASVTVDGEVTGQISSGLVLLVGVTHQDTVEDASYLADKIANLRIFEDENEKMNFSLVDVGGQILSISQFTLYGDCRKGRRPNFMDAARPEQASQIYENFNSILREKGIQVETGVFGAMMDVALINDGPVTLILESKS is encoded by the coding sequence ATGAGAATTGTTGTTCAACGTAGTAAAAAAGCAAGCGTAACGGTTGACGGGGAAGTTACAGGGCAAATTTCAAGTGGACTTGTCTTGTTAGTTGGCGTTACGCACCAGGATACTGTAGAGGATGCTAGTTATTTAGCGGATAAAATTGCTAACCTTCGAATATTTGAAGATGAAAATGAAAAAATGAATTTTTCATTAGTAGATGTCGGGGGTCAAATTCTTTCAATTTCGCAATTTACCTTATATGGAGATTGTCGAAAAGGAAGAAGACCCAATTTTATGGACGCTGCTAGACCTGAACAGGCTTCTCAAATTTACGAGAACTTCAACAGTATTCTCCGGGAAAAAGGAATACAAGTTGAAACCGGAGTATTTGGAGCGATGATGGATGTCGCGTTGATAAATGACGGTCCTGTCACCTTGATTTTAGAGAGTAAAAGTTAA
- a CDS encoding bifunctional (p)ppGpp synthetase/guanosine-3',5'-bis(diphosphate) 3'-pyrophosphohydrolase yields MANDQVLTAEQVIDKTKAYLNDENVEIVKRAYEFAKHAHREQYRKSGEPYIIHPIQVAGILADLEMDPATVAAGFLHDVVEDTNVSLKDLETIFNDEVAMLVDGVTKLGKIKYKSHEEQQAENHRKMFVAMAQDIRVILIKLADRLHNMRTLKHLPSEKQRRISNETLEIFAPLAHRIGISKIKWELEDTALRYLNPQQYYRIVNLMKKKRAEREQYLDDVMDEVRGRLKEVSIKADLSGRPKHIYSIYRKMVLQNKQFSEIYDLLAVRIVVNNIKDCYAVLGIIHTCWKPMPGRFKDYIAMPKPNMYQSLHTTVIGPKGDPLEVQIRTFEMHRIAEFGIAAHWAYKEGKAINDISSYEQKLTWFREILEFQDDTANAEEFMESLKIDLFSDMVFVFTPKGDVIELPSGSVPIDFAYRIHSEIGNKTIGAKVNGKMVTLDYKLKTGDIVEILNSKHSYGPSQDWLKLAQTSQAKNKIRAFFKKQRRDENVDKGKELIEKEIRSMEFDIKEIFTLDNLKKVAEKFNFSNEEDMYAAVGYNGITALQVANRLTEKLRKKRDQEQSNNITNKISDLKGFPSTKKRESGVRVSGIDNLLIRLSKCCNPIPGDEIVGFITKGRGVSVHRADCPNIDSNDAQARLIPVEWESSLNECKEYNVDIEINGYDRSGLLNAVLQAVNESKTNISAVSGKSDRNKMATIIMSIAIHNVSHLRKVVDRIKQIPDIYSVRRIMS; encoded by the coding sequence ATGGCGAATGATCAGGTGTTAACCGCCGAACAAGTCATCGACAAAACCAAAGCTTATTTAAACGATGAGAATGTTGAAATTGTTAAAAGGGCTTACGAATTTGCCAAGCATGCTCATCGTGAACAATACAGGAAATCGGGTGAACCGTACATTATTCATCCCATCCAGGTTGCTGGAATCCTCGCTGATTTAGAGATGGATCCTGCTACGGTTGCTGCTGGTTTTCTTCACGACGTTGTTGAAGATACAAACGTTTCTTTAAAGGACTTAGAAACGATCTTTAACGATGAAGTGGCGATGCTTGTCGATGGTGTAACAAAGTTAGGTAAAATAAAATATAAATCCCATGAAGAGCAGCAAGCAGAGAATCATCGGAAGATGTTTGTGGCAATGGCCCAAGATATTCGGGTTATTCTCATTAAGCTAGCGGATCGCTTACACAATATGCGGACACTAAAACATCTTCCGAGTGAGAAACAGCGTCGAATTTCAAATGAAACACTAGAAATTTTCGCACCTCTTGCCCACCGAATAGGTATATCTAAAATCAAGTGGGAATTGGAAGATACAGCATTAAGATATTTAAATCCGCAACAATATTACCGGATTGTTAATTTAATGAAAAAGAAGCGGGCTGAGCGTGAACAATATTTAGATGATGTCATGGATGAGGTACGAGGTAGATTAAAAGAAGTTTCTATTAAGGCAGACCTGTCAGGAAGGCCTAAACATATTTATAGCATTTACCGGAAAATGGTTTTGCAAAATAAGCAGTTTAGTGAAATCTATGACTTGTTGGCAGTAAGGATTGTTGTGAATAACATAAAGGATTGCTATGCCGTTCTAGGTATTATCCATACTTGTTGGAAGCCAATGCCTGGGAGATTTAAGGACTATATCGCGATGCCTAAACCAAATATGTATCAATCATTGCACACAACTGTTATTGGGCCAAAGGGCGATCCATTAGAGGTTCAAATTCGTACGTTTGAGATGCATCGTATTGCAGAATTCGGGATTGCAGCCCACTGGGCCTATAAAGAAGGGAAAGCCATTAATGACATCTCTTCCTATGAACAAAAATTAACCTGGTTTAGGGAAATTCTTGAATTCCAGGATGATACTGCGAATGCCGAAGAGTTCATGGAGTCACTTAAGATTGATTTATTTTCAGATATGGTATTTGTTTTTACTCCAAAAGGTGACGTTATTGAATTACCGTCTGGTTCTGTGCCAATTGATTTTGCTTATCGAATTCATTCTGAAATTGGTAACAAGACAATAGGTGCAAAAGTGAATGGAAAAATGGTTACGCTTGATTATAAATTAAAAACTGGCGATATCGTTGAAATATTAAATTCTAAACATTCATATGGTCCAAGCCAGGACTGGTTGAAGCTTGCTCAAACTTCTCAGGCAAAAAATAAAATACGTGCTTTCTTTAAAAAGCAACGCCGCGATGAAAATGTCGACAAGGGTAAAGAACTTATTGAGAAAGAAATCCGCTCGATGGAGTTTGATATAAAAGAAATTTTTACTCTAGACAATCTAAAAAAGGTTGCGGAAAAATTTAATTTTTCAAATGAAGAAGATATGTATGCTGCGGTTGGTTACAACGGAATTACGGCTCTCCAAGTAGCAAACCGTTTGACAGAAAAGTTGCGTAAAAAACGGGATCAGGAACAATCAAACAATATTACAAACAAAATATCGGATTTAAAAGGATTTCCGTCCACTAAAAAGCGCGAGTCAGGCGTAAGGGTATCAGGTATTGATAATCTTTTAATTCGTCTATCGAAGTGTTGTAACCCTATCCCTGGTGATGAAATTGTTGGATTTATTACGAAAGGACGGGGAGTATCCGTTCATCGAGCAGATTGTCCAAATATTGATTCTAATGATGCTCAGGCAAGATTAATTCCAGTAGAATGGGAGTCTTCACTAAACGAATGTAAAGAATATAACGTTGATATTGAGATCAATGGCTATGATCGTAGCGGGCTACTCAATGCAGTTTTACAGGCTGTCAATGAGTCTAAGACAAACATTTCAGCGGTTTCAGGGAAATCAGATCGCAATAAAATGGCAACCATTATCATGTCAATCGCTATTCATAATGTAAGTCACTTGCGTAAAGTTGTTGATCGGATTAAACAAATACCGGATATTTATTCTGTTCGAAGAATTATGAGCTAA
- a CDS encoding adenine phosphoribosyltransferase translates to MDLKQFITIVPDWPKPGIKFKDITTLMDNGEAYKYATDQIVEYAKKMGIDLVVGPEARGFIIGCPVAYALGVGFAPVRKEGKLPRETIKVNYGLEYGSDVLTIHKDAIKPGQRVLITDDLLATGGTIDATIKLVEGLGGVVAGIAFLIELTYLEGRKNLNGYDILTLMEF, encoded by the coding sequence GTGGATTTAAAACAATTTATTACCATTGTACCTGATTGGCCGAAACCGGGAATCAAATTTAAAGATATTACAACCTTAATGGATAATGGAGAAGCATATAAATATGCAACAGACCAAATTGTCGAATATGCGAAGAAAATGGGAATTGATCTTGTAGTTGGCCCCGAAGCACGAGGATTTATTATTGGATGTCCAGTAGCATACGCACTTGGAGTTGGTTTTGCACCCGTTCGAAAAGAAGGCAAGCTTCCTCGTGAAACAATAAAAGTAAATTATGGCTTGGAATATGGATCAGATGTGCTTACTATCCATAAGGATGCCATTAAGCCTGGTCAACGTGTGCTAATCACGGATGACTTGCTTGCAACAGGTGGAACAATCGACGCAACCATAAAGCTAGTTGAAGGGCTTGGTGGAGTTGTAGCGGGCATTGCTTTTCTGATTGAATTAACGTATTTAGAGGGTAGAAAAAATCTAAATGGTTATGACATTTTAACTTTAATGGAATTTTAA